Proteins from one Caulobacter sp. X genomic window:
- the spdR gene encoding stationary phase response regulator transcription factor SpdR, with protein sequence MADIGELVSALPDKTLLLLDDDGPLRTRLGRALEQRGFEVTLAASVAEALTILRAQAPAHAVLDMRLEDGSGLKVVEAVRDARPDAKVIMLTGYGNIATAVAAVKAGVVDYLSKPADADDVARALLAAKDAAPAPPENPMSADRVRWEHIQRVYEMCGHNVSETARRLNMHRRTLQRILAKRAPR encoded by the coding sequence ATGGCGGATATCGGAGAGCTGGTTTCGGCGCTGCCGGACAAGACGCTGCTTCTGTTGGACGATGACGGCCCGCTGCGGACCCGGCTCGGACGAGCGCTGGAGCAACGCGGGTTCGAGGTGACGCTGGCGGCTTCCGTGGCCGAGGCCCTGACCATCCTGCGCGCCCAGGCCCCAGCCCACGCCGTGCTGGACATGCGCCTGGAGGACGGCTCGGGCCTGAAGGTGGTCGAGGCGGTGCGCGACGCGCGCCCCGACGCCAAGGTCATCATGCTGACCGGCTACGGCAACATCGCCACGGCCGTGGCGGCGGTGAAGGCGGGGGTGGTCGACTACCTCTCCAAGCCGGCCGACGCCGACGACGTGGCCCGCGCCCTGCTGGCGGCCAAGGACGCCGCGCCCGCGCCGCCGGAAAACCCGATGAGCGCCGACCGCGTCCGCTGGGAGCACATCCAGCGCGTCTACGAGATGTGCGGCCACAACGTCTCGGAAACCGCCCGCCGCCTGAACATGCACCGCCGGACCCTGCAGCGGATCCTGGCGAAAAGGGCGCCGCGCTGA
- a CDS encoding SDR family oxidoreductase, with amino-acid sequence MAQSTGRVAGKKAFITGGAQGLGAAAGRRLAEEGAKVALADINLAGAQAVAAEINAQHGAGTAFAYPLDVTQEDQWIEVLEKAVGDMGGLSVLVNNAGIGGDGPIESLDFGLWKKVMSVNVDSVFLGAKHALTHMRAHQPGSIINLSSIAGLIANGNSPAYNASKAAVWLLSKNIALYCAKMKLDIRSNSIHPTFIDTPILDGFSARFGKEEAFAKLARQVPMGRIGEPADIANAVLYLASDESKFMTGAEIKVDGGISAM; translated from the coding sequence ATGGCGCAGAGCACGGGCCGGGTCGCCGGCAAGAAGGCCTTCATCACTGGCGGCGCCCAGGGCCTGGGCGCGGCGGCCGGGCGTCGGCTCGCCGAAGAGGGCGCCAAGGTCGCGCTCGCCGACATCAACCTGGCGGGCGCCCAGGCCGTGGCCGCCGAGATCAACGCCCAGCACGGCGCCGGCACCGCCTTCGCCTACCCGCTGGACGTCACCCAGGAAGACCAGTGGATCGAGGTCCTGGAAAAGGCCGTCGGCGACATGGGCGGCCTGTCGGTTCTGGTCAACAACGCCGGGATCGGCGGCGACGGCCCGATCGAGAGCCTCGACTTCGGCCTCTGGAAGAAGGTCATGTCGGTCAATGTCGACTCGGTGTTCCTGGGCGCCAAGCACGCCCTGACCCACATGCGGGCGCATCAGCCTGGCTCGATCATCAATCTGAGCTCGATCGCCGGCCTGATCGCCAATGGCAATTCGCCGGCCTACAACGCCAGCAAGGCGGCGGTCTGGCTGCTCAGCAAGAACATCGCGCTGTACTGCGCCAAGATGAAGCTCGACATCCGCTCGAACTCCATCCACCCGACCTTCATCGACACACCGATCCTGGACGGCTTTTCGGCCCGGTTCGGCAAGGAAGAGGCCTTCGCCAAGCTGGCCCGCCAGGTGCCGATGGGCCGGATCGGCGAGCCGGCCGACATCGCCAACGCGGTGCTCTATCTGGCCAGCGACGAAAGCAAGTTCATGACCGGCGCCGAGATCAAGGTCGACGGCGGCATTTCGGCGATGTGA